CTGAAGAACTCTACAACATTACGGGTTGGGGTACTTCGTACTTTAGTATTAATGACGCAGGTCATGTTGTTGTTACACCGCGGAGAGATGGAGTGACCGTCGACCTGAAGGAACTGGTTGACGAGTTACAATTGCGGGATGTGGCATCTCCCATGCTGTTGCGTTTCCCGGATATTTTGGACAACCGTATTGAAAAGATGTCTTCCTGTTTTAAGCAGGCTGCCGAAGAGTACGGGTATAAAGCCGAGAATTTTATCATCTATCCCATTAAGGTCAACCAGATGCGTCCTGTGGTAGAAGAGATTATCAGCCACGGAAAGAAATTCAATCTCGGACTGGAAGCCGGTTCCAAACCGGAACTTCATGCGGTGATTGCCGTCAATACGGATTCTGACTCATTGATTGTTTGTAACGGCTATAAAGACGAAAGTTATATCGAACTGGCACTCCTTGCCCAAAAGATGGGCAAACGTATCTTCCTCGTAGTAGAGAAGATGAACGAACTGAAACTGATAGCCAAAATGGCGAAGCAGTTGAATGTGCAGCCCAATATCGGTATTCGTATTAAACTGGCTTCTTCCGGCAGTGGAAAATGGGAAGAATCGGGCGGTGATGCCAGCAAGTTCGGTCTGACTTCCAGCGAACTGCTCGAAGCGCTTGACTTTATGGAAAGCAAGGGCTTGAAAGATTGCCTGAAACTGATTCATTTCCATATTGGCAGCCAGGTGACGAAGATTCGTCGCATTAAGACGGCTTTGCGCGAAGCTTCTCAATTTTACGTGCAGCTTCACTCTATGGGATTCAATGTGGAGTTTGTGGACATCGGCGGCGGACTGGGCGTTGATTATGACGGAACCCGTTCTTCCAATAGTGAAGGTAGTGTAAACTATTCTATTCAGGAATATGTGAATGACTCCATTTCTACATTGGTAGATGTCAGCGATAAAAACGGCATCCCGCATCCGAACATCATTACCGAGAGCGGACGGGCATTGACGGCTCATCACTCTGTCTTGATCTTCGAGGTGCTCGAAACAGCTACTCTTCCGGAATGGGATGATGAAGAGGAAATCGCTCCGGATGCACATGAGCTTGTGCAGGAACTGTACAGTATCTGGGATTCGTTGAACCAGAATAAGATGCTGGAAGCATGGCATGATGCACAACAGATTCGGGAAGAAGCGCTCGACTTGTTCAGTCATGGTATTGTGGATTTGAAGACCCGTGCTCAGATCGAGCGTTTGTATTGGTCCATTACGCGGGAAATTAATCAGATCGCCGGAGGCTTGAAACATGCGCCGGATGAATTCCGGGGATTGTCCAAGTTGCTGGCGGATAAATATTTTTGTAATTTCTCATTGTTCCAGTCCTTGCCCGACTCTTGGGCGATTGATCAGATATTTCCGATTATGCCTATTCAGCGGTTGGATGAGAAGCCGGAGCGTTCGGCTACCCTGCAGGATATCACCTGTGATTCGGACGGAAAGATTGCAAATTTCATTTCTACCCGGAATGTGGCTCATTATCTGCCTGTGCATAGTCTGAAGAAAACAGAACCTTACTATCTGGCTGTTTTCCTGGTCGGAGCTTATCAGGAGATTCTGGGAGATATGCATAATCTGTTTGGAGATACGAATGCTGTTCACGTTTCTGTGAATGAAAAGGGATATAATATCGAACAGATTATTGATGGTGAGACAGTAGCGGAAGTGTTGGATTACGTACAATATAATCCTAAAAAACTGGTACGTACCCTTGAAACATGGGTGACCAAGTCTGTAAAAGAAGGAAAGATATCATTGGAAGAGGGTAAAGAGTTTCTGTCCAACTATCGTTCGGGACTTTACGGCTATACTTACTTAGAATAACCGACAAGGTGCCGGAGCTGAGTTCTCCATTCGGCAAACTTATTAGAATTGAATAAAAAATGAGGGAAAAACTAACTGTAATTAAGGTGGGTGGAAAAATCGTAGAAGAGGAAGCCACCCTTCTTCAGTTGTTGAATGACTTTGCCGCCATCAGCGGACATAAAGTGCTGGTTCACGGCGGCGGTCGCTCGGCAACAAAGATTGCCGCACAACTAGGTATTGAAAGCAAAATGGTAAATGGTCGTCGTATTACCGATGCGGAAACGTTGAAAGTGGTAACGATGGTGTATGGTGGTCTGGTAAACAAGAATATTGTTGCCGGGTTGCAGGCCCGTGGAGTGAACGCTCTTGGACTGACTGGGGCGGATATGAATGTGATCCGATCGGTAAAGCGTCCGGTGAAAGAGGTTGATTATGGTTTCGTGGGCGATGTGGAGAAGGTAGATGCTTCTTTGCTGGCTGATCTGATTCATAAAGGAGTGGTGCCCGTGATGGCACCGTTGACACACGATGGTCAAGGTAATATGCTGAATACAAATGCGGATACCATTGCCGGAGAGACGGCAAAGGCTTTGTCGGCGCTGTTTGACGTGACGCTGGTGTACTGCTTCGAAAAGAAAGGTGTGCTGCGTGACGAGAATGATGACGATAGTGTGATCCCTGAGATTACCCGTGCCGAATTCGAACAATACGTTGCTGACGGCGTTATTCAAGGTGGCATGATTCCTAAGTTGGAGAATTCTTTTGAAGCAATTAATGCAGGAGTTACAGAAGTTGTAATTACCTTAGCATCAGCGATTAAAGACAACGAAGGAACGCGGATAAAAAAATAATTCAAAAAAAAGTAATGGGCGTCTGTAACTTTTCGTATCCCAGCCCGTCATTATTATAGAGATGCAAGAGATCAGCTTCCGAAACGATATTTTGCCGTTGAAGGATAAACTCTTTCGACTGGCGCTCAGAATAACCCTGGATAGGGCAGAAGCCGAGGATGTCGTTCAGGACACCATGATAAGGGTGTGGAACAAGCGTGATGAGTGGTCGCAATTTGAATCGGTTGAAGCCTATTGCCTGATAGTGGCAAAGAATCTGGCTATAGACCGGAGCCAGAAGAAAGAAGCTCAGAATGTGGAAATCACCCCCGAAATGGAGGAAGAACCTGATGCAAACAGTCCGTATGACCAGTTGGTTCATGATGAGAAAATGAACATTATCAATAGACTGGTGAACGAACTT
This sequence is a window from Bacteroides thetaiotaomicron VPI-5482. Protein-coding genes within it:
- the speA gene encoding biosynthetic arginine decarboxylase gives rise to the protein MRKWRIEDSEELYNITGWGTSYFSINDAGHVVVTPRRDGVTVDLKELVDELQLRDVASPMLLRFPDILDNRIEKMSSCFKQAAEEYGYKAENFIIYPIKVNQMRPVVEEIISHGKKFNLGLEAGSKPELHAVIAVNTDSDSLIVCNGYKDESYIELALLAQKMGKRIFLVVEKMNELKLIAKMAKQLNVQPNIGIRIKLASSGSGKWEESGGDASKFGLTSSELLEALDFMESKGLKDCLKLIHFHIGSQVTKIRRIKTALREASQFYVQLHSMGFNVEFVDIGGGLGVDYDGTRSSNSEGSVNYSIQEYVNDSISTLVDVSDKNGIPHPNIITESGRALTAHHSVLIFEVLETATLPEWDDEEEIAPDAHELVQELYSIWDSLNQNKMLEAWHDAQQIREEALDLFSHGIVDLKTRAQIERLYWSITREINQIAGGLKHAPDEFRGLSKLLADKYFCNFSLFQSLPDSWAIDQIFPIMPIQRLDEKPERSATLQDITCDSDGKIANFISTRNVAHYLPVHSLKKTEPYYLAVFLVGAYQEILGDMHNLFGDTNAVHVSVNEKGYNIEQIIDGETVAEVLDYVQYNPKKLVRTLETWVTKSVKEGKISLEEGKEFLSNYRSGLYGYTYLE
- the argB gene encoding acetylglutamate kinase; the protein is MREKLTVIKVGGKIVEEEATLLQLLNDFAAISGHKVLVHGGGRSATKIAAQLGIESKMVNGRRITDAETLKVVTMVYGGLVNKNIVAGLQARGVNALGLTGADMNVIRSVKRPVKEVDYGFVGDVEKVDASLLADLIHKGVVPVMAPLTHDGQGNMLNTNADTIAGETAKALSALFDVTLVYCFEKKGVLRDENDDDSVIPEITRAEFEQYVADGVIQGGMIPKLENSFEAINAGVTEVVITLASAIKDNEGTRIKK
- a CDS encoding RNA polymerase sigma factor, yielding MQEISFRNDILPLKDKLFRLALRITLDRAEAEDVVQDTMIRVWNKRDEWSQFESVEAYCLIVAKNLAIDRSQKKEAQNVEITPEMEEEPDANSPYDQLVHDEKMNIINRLVNELPEKQRLIMQLRDIEGESYKKIATLLNLTEEQVKVNLFRARQKVKQRYLEIDEYGL